One window of the Tamandua tetradactyla isolate mTamTet1 chromosome Y, mTamTet1.pri, whole genome shotgun sequence genome contains the following:
- the LOC143672607 gene encoding LOW QUALITY PROTEIN: uncharacterized protein LOC143672607 (The sequence of the model RefSeq protein was modified relative to this genomic sequence to represent the inferred CDS: substituted 2 bases at 2 genomic stop codons): MGQGMSTPLSLTLRHWSEVRERGQNLSLIVKKGKWQTFCSAEWPSFNVEWPREGTFHLPLIRAVKSVIFRPDPYGHPDQQPYIMVWQDLCENPPPWVKPFLTPLGQHDSPSVLPIKVPGPSQAPKLYPSLSPAVLPESQSDLILFDAGPSSPPPYPSAPVQDPPSLSSPSPSSSTLSPPSSIPSPQVHQQTIPDEPGPAHSTQSRXALSPSDVAVTLPLRPYGPPVDDGHGGEMPALQYWPFSSSDLYNWKNNNPPFSEAPTRLTGLVESLMFSHQPTWDDCQQLLGTLFTTEERDWILLEARKQVPGQDGRPTQLQHVIDDRFPLRRPNWDPNTSEGREHLSIYRQTLVAGLRAAARRPTNLAKVREVIQGADESPSVFLEKLMEAYRRYTPFDPQSEDQRASVAMAFIGQSAPDIRRKLQRLEGLQDLALRDLVKEAEKVFYKRETEEEKEQRREREREEKELVREKRRTKELTKILATVVERNTEGRGQAKENPSGRCYHTPLNPDQCAYCKETGHWAKNCPKKKRRGTRPPNWQQPAMLALESEDXGSQGLAPLPELRVKFNVEGVPINFGVDMGAVISALQEPIGPLSTKRSLVRGANGSRYCTWTTKRTMDLGKGKLQHSFLVIPECPAPLMGRDLLTKLRVRITFNPKGPKVKFLNPLVSQPVITALTLPVEEEYQLYIKPEQLRSSIPQAWLEEFPNSWAEVAGLGLAVNQPPVVVTLKPTASPIRVKQYYLSKEAREGIKPHIEKFLGLGVLKPCQSAWNTPLLPVKKPETRDYRLVQDLWEVNSRVQDIHPTVPNPYNLLSTLLPEKTWYTVLNLKDAFFCLPLHKDSQPLFAFKWIDPETGSSNQLTWTRLPQGFKNSPTIFDEALHKDLSSFRIQHPRVTLLQYVDDLLLAADTKEDCEYETRKLLNKLAALGNRASAKKAQICKREVIFLGYTLKNEKRWLTEARKRTVTQIPPPTTQKQLREFLGTAGFCRL; the protein is encoded by the coding sequence atgggtcagggaatgtcgactccactttctctgaccttaagacactggtcggaggtcagggaaagaggtcagaatctatctcttattgtaaagaaaggcaaatggcagaccttctgctcggccgagtggccctcctttaacgtggaatggcctcgtgaaggaacttttcatctacccttgattcgggccgtcaagtcagtcatcttccgccctgacccgtatggccacccggaccagcagccctacatcatggtttggcaggacctgtgtgaaaacccacctccatgggtaaagccgtttcttactcctcttggtcaacatgactctccctctgtactcccaatcaaggtgccgggtccttctcaagctccgaaactctatccttctttgtctcctgcagtcctaccggaatcccaatcggatctaatCCTCTTCGatgcaggtccttcttcccctcctccctacccttcagctccggtacaggaccccccctctcttagctcaccttctccctcctctagtactctctctccgccctcttccattccctctccgcaggttcaccaacagacgatcccagatgaaccaggaccggcacatagtacacaAAGCAGAtgagcactaagcccatctgatgtggcggtcactctccccctcagaccgtacgggcctccagtggatgacggacacgggggagaaatgcccgctctacaatactggcccttttcctcctctgacttatataattggaaaaataataaccctcctttttccgaggctcccactaggctgactggattggtggagtcccttatgttctctcaccagcccacttgggatgattgtcaacaactcctggggactctcttcaccacggaggagcgagattggatcctactggaagccaggaagcaagttcctggacaagacgggagacccacccaactccagcatgtcatcgacgatcggttcccgctgcgccgccctaattgggacccgaacacctctgaaggtagggagcatctgtccatctatcgccagactctagtagcgggtctccgagcagccgcacgccggcccaccaatttggccaaggtaagagaggttattcagggagcggacgaatcgccctcagtctttttagaaaaactaatggaagcataccgtaggtatactccctttgatcctcaatcagaggatcaaagagcctcagtggccatggcctttatcggccaatcagctccagatattagacgcaagctgcagcgcttagaggggttgcaggacctagccttgcgagatttagtcaaagaagctgaaaaagtgttttataagagagaaacagaggaggaaaaagaacaaaggagagagagagagagagaggaaaaagagttggtaagagagaaaaggagaacaaaagaattaacaaagatcctggccacagtagttgaaagaaacactgaaggtagaggacaAGCTAAAGAAAATCCCTCGGGCCGGTGTTATCATACCCCTCTTAATCCAGACCaatgcgcctactgcaaagaaactgggcactgggccaaaaactgtccaaaaaaaaaacggaggggtactaggcccccaaattggcaacagCCGGCCATgttggctctagaaagtgaagactaggggagtcagggcttggcacccctccccgagctcagggtaaaatttaatgtggagggggtaccaattaattttggaGTCGACATGGGAGCAGTAATatcggccctccaagaacctataggcccgctctctacaaaaaggtccttggtgcggggagcaaatggcagtcgctactgcacctggactaccaaaagaaccatggacctggggaaggggaagcttcaacactccttcctagttatccctgagtgccctgccccgcttatgggaagagacttgttaactaaactaagggtgagaatcaccttcaatcctaaggggccaaaggtgaaatttttaaacccgctagtaagccaacctgtaataactgccctcaccttgccagtcgaagaagaatatcagctgtatataaaaccagaacagctccgcagttctattcctcaggcctggcttgaagaattccctaattcctgggcagaagttgccgggttagggttggcggtcaatcagcccccagtagtagtgaccctaaagcccaccgcctctccaattcgggtaaaacaatactacttaagcaaggaagcccgggaaggaatcaagccccatatagagaaattccttggcttgggagtacttaagccctgtcaatcagcctggaacactcccttattgccggtcaaaaagccagAGACTAGAGACTATAGACTGGTGCAAGACTTATgggaagtaaatagcagagtgcaggacATACATCCTACtgtgccaaatccctataacctgctcagcactctccttcctgaaaagacttggtatactgtgcttaatctaaaagatgctttcttctgcctgcccttgcataaggacagcCAACCCTTATTCGCTTTCAAGTGGATCGATCCAGAGACGGGAtcctcgaaccaactgacttggacacgcttgccccaggggttcaaaaactcccccaccatttttgatgaagctcttcataaagacttaagctccttcagaattcagcatcccagagtcaccttgctacaatatgtggatgacttactgttggcagcagacactaaggaggactgtgagtatgaAACCCGAAAACTGTTAAATAAGCTAGCCGCACTGGGGAaccgagcctcggccaaaaaggcccaaatctgtaaaagggaagtaatcttcctgggatatactcttaagaatgaAAAGCGATGGCTCACTGAAGCTAGAAAGAGAACTGTAACACAAATACCCCCACCCACGACCCAAAAGCAGCTACGAGAAttcttagggacagcgggattctgccggttATGA